Proteins encoded within one genomic window of Blattabacterium cuenoti:
- the argS gene encoding arginine--tRNA ligase has translation MNSSSNNDFKSIEEVIEQGISILYGLNPCPKLDFQYQYTKKEYPGDITLILFPLSGKLKEPVEKIGKHIGNYVHNKLMGFISFSIIGGFLNFIYEDKYYLHLLKKMLINDFHDFKLPSENIMVEYSSPNANKPLHLGHIRNSLIGSSVSEILKTVGHKIIRIQIINDRGIHICKSMIAWKEFGKGETPDSVKMKGDHFVGKYYCLFDKIHREETKNNDNHYNKHKKQKEKVSILQKSRDLLKKWESGDKETIKLWKKMNKWVYSGFKETYEKLGITFDKIEYESNLYEIGKNILKEGLKRRIFFQKKDGSIWIDLIKEGFDQKLLLRSDKTSVYITQDIGTAVERFRKYKIDKLIYIVGKEQDYHFQVLFIILNRLGYKWVNKLSHFSYGMVDLPSGKMKSREGNIIDADSLILKMYSIAKKNLLKDFSKKEQKEYSKIIGIGALKYYFLKVDPKKRIIFYPEKSIDFKGNTGTYIQYTYSRIRSLERKFFDLCSLTNEYWNNAKFDPYERNMIKILQKYPLVLRKSAEKLNPSLVANYIYEVSQVFNHFYQNKKIIDPLDIIHSNIRMNVIHVTGNILKDGMKLLGIKMLDRM, from the coding sequence AATTTTGTTTCCTTTGTCCGGAAAATTAAAAGAACCTGTAGAAAAAATTGGAAAACATATTGGAAATTATGTCCATAACAAATTAATGGGATTTATATCTTTTTCTATTATTGGAGGTTTTTTAAATTTTATTTATGAGGATAAGTATTATCTTCATCTTTTAAAAAAAATGTTAATTAATGATTTTCATGATTTCAAATTACCATCTGAAAATATCATGGTAGAATATTCTTCTCCTAATGCGAATAAACCTCTTCACTTGGGACACATTAGAAACAGTCTAATTGGTTCTTCCGTATCAGAAATATTGAAAACAGTTGGACATAAAATAATAAGAATTCAAATAATTAATGATAGGGGAATCCATATATGCAAGTCTATGATAGCTTGGAAAGAGTTTGGAAAAGGAGAAACTCCAGATAGCGTAAAAATGAAAGGAGACCATTTTGTAGGAAAATATTATTGTTTATTTGATAAAATTCATCGTGAAGAAACTAAAAATAATGATAATCATTACAACAAACATAAAAAACAGAAGGAAAAAGTTTCAATTCTACAAAAGTCTAGGGATTTATTAAAAAAATGGGAATCTGGAGATAAAGAAACTATAAAGCTTTGGAAAAAGATGAATAAATGGGTTTATAGTGGATTTAAAGAGACTTATGAAAAACTAGGGATAACTTTTGATAAAATAGAATATGAAAGTAATCTTTATGAAATTGGAAAAAATATTCTAAAAGAAGGTCTCAAAAGAAGAATTTTTTTCCAAAAAAAAGATGGATCAATTTGGATAGATTTAATCAAAGAAGGTTTTGATCAAAAACTTCTTTTACGATCAGATAAAACTTCTGTATATATTACTCAAGATATAGGAACCGCTGTAGAACGTTTTAGGAAATACAAGATAGATAAATTAATCTATATTGTAGGAAAAGAACAAGATTATCATTTTCAAGTTCTTTTTATAATATTAAACCGTTTAGGATATAAATGGGTCAATAAATTATCTCATTTTTCTTATGGAATGGTTGATTTACCAAGTGGTAAAATGAAATCCAGAGAAGGAAACATTATAGATGCGGATAGTCTAATATTAAAAATGTATTCCATTGCTAAAAAAAATTTATTAAAAGATTTTTCAAAAAAAGAACAAAAAGAATATTCTAAAATAATAGGAATAGGAGCTCTAAAATATTATTTTCTTAAAGTAGATCCAAAAAAAAGAATTATTTTTTATCCTGAAAAATCTATAGATTTTAAGGGAAATACAGGAACATATATTCAATATACTTATTCTAGAATTCGTTCTTTAGAACGAAAATTTTTTGATTTATGTTCATTAACTAATGAATATTGGAATAATGCGAAATTTGATCCATATGAAAGAAACATGATTAAAATTCTTCAAAAGTATCCATTAGTATTAAGGAAATCCGCAGAGAAGTTGAATCCTTCTTTAGTCGCTAATTATATTTATGAAGTTTCTCAGGTTTTTAATCATTTTTATCAAAACAAAAAAATAATAGATCCTCTAGATATTATTCATAGTAATATTAGAATGAATGTTATTCATGTAACAGGAAATATTTTAAAAGATGGAATGAAATTATTAGGAATAAAAATGCTTGATCGTATGTAG